One Sinorhizobium mexicanum genomic region harbors:
- a CDS encoding response regulator yields the protein MIRKAHILLVDDNPAENLILSALIRKVDSIDIELHYCRTMDSAIAFLLSGKPVSMVLLDNLVHPRGDFRETVPTLRHQGFIGPIGVISSSPGDPYFQSLEEYGADFRIDKSEIDPTAIEFILREYLPEE from the coding sequence ATGATACGAAAAGCCCACATCTTGCTCGTTGACGACAACCCGGCGGAAAACCTGATCCTCAGTGCGCTGATCAGGAAAGTGGACAGCATCGACATCGAATTGCACTACTGCCGAACCATGGACAGCGCGATCGCTTTCCTTCTTTCCGGCAAACCGGTCTCGATGGTTCTGCTGGACAATCTCGTGCACCCTCGCGGTGATTTTCGCGAGACCGTTCCCACGCTGAGACATCAGGGCTTCATTGGCCCGATCGGCGTCATATCGTCCTCGCCGGGCGACCCTTACTTCCAAAGCCTGGAAGAATACGGTGCGGATTTTCGCATCGACAAATCGGAAATCGATCCGACGGCGATCGAATTCATCCTGAGGGAATATCTGCCGGAAGAGTGA